A region of Geobacillus sp. 46C-IIa DNA encodes the following proteins:
- a CDS encoding ABC transporter permease, translating into MFYLSVFFQYVAQYMKTKLQYRADLFIEWLSDFMAQAVNLVFLLVVFGHTPLLHGWTRDEILFIYGFFLVPYAVFGAFFNLWDFNERYIVQGEMDRVLTRPVHSLFQIILERMELESLLGAIPGLIIMAYAGVRLSLTFHWYDLFIFVLLVIGGAFIYAGIFISLATISFFADARTSIMPMMYNISSYGRYPIDIYHRVIRYILTWLLPFAFVGVYPASYFLRKEEWYGYAFFTPVVGALFFAIAVMLWNAGVRRYRGTGS; encoded by the coding sequence TTGTTTTATCTATCGGTCTTTTTTCAATACGTGGCCCAATATATGAAAACAAAACTGCAATACCGCGCCGATTTGTTCATTGAATGGCTGTCCGATTTCATGGCTCAGGCGGTCAATCTCGTGTTTTTGCTCGTTGTTTTTGGTCATACGCCGCTCCTTCACGGTTGGACGCGCGATGAGATTTTGTTTATTTACGGTTTTTTTCTTGTTCCGTATGCCGTATTTGGCGCCTTTTTTAACCTTTGGGATTTTAATGAACGATATATTGTGCAGGGGGAAATGGATCGCGTGTTGACGCGTCCGGTGCACAGCCTATTTCAGATCATTCTCGAGCGGATGGAGCTCGAATCGTTGCTCGGGGCCATACCGGGGTTGATCATTATGGCGTACGCTGGCGTCCGTCTGTCGCTTACGTTTCATTGGTATGATCTCTTTATCTTTGTTTTATTGGTGATCGGCGGCGCGTTCATTTATGCCGGCATTTTCATTTCGCTGGCGACCATTAGTTTTTTTGCTGATGCCCGCACCTCGATCATGCCGATGATGTACAACATCAGCAGCTATGGCCGCTATCCGATTGATATTTATCACCGAGTTATTCGCTATATTTTAACGTGGCTGCTTCCGTTTGCCTTTGTTGGCGTCTATCCGGCTTCGTATTTTCTTCGCAAGGAAGAATGGTATGGCTACGCATTTTTCACTCCAGTAGTCGGCGCCTTGTTTTTTGCCATCGCCGTCATGCTTTGGAATGCTGGGGTGAGGCGGTATCGCGGGACGGGGAGTTGA
- the bcp gene encoding thioredoxin-dependent thiol peroxidase, with product MTTAIGQPAPDFTLPASNGKMVSLSDFRGQYVVLYFYPKDMTPGCTAEACDFRDRHEQFAGLNAVILGVSTDPVKRHETFIEKYQLPFLLLSDEQHHAAELYGVWKKKRNFGKEYMGIERSTFIIAPDGTLAKEWRGVKVKGHVDEALAEVARLVSSR from the coding sequence ATGACGACAGCCATTGGCCAGCCAGCCCCAGATTTTACCTTGCCGGCAAGCAACGGGAAAATGGTTTCACTTTCAGATTTCCGGGGTCAATATGTCGTGCTTTATTTTTATCCAAAAGACATGACGCCCGGGTGCACGGCCGAGGCATGCGATTTTCGCGACCGCCATGAGCAATTTGCCGGATTGAATGCCGTCATCTTAGGGGTGAGTACAGACCCAGTCAAGCGGCATGAAACGTTTATTGAGAAATATCAGCTGCCGTTTTTGCTTCTTTCCGATGAACAGCATCACGCAGCGGAACTGTACGGGGTTTGGAAGAAAAAGCGGAATTTTGGCAAGGAATACATGGGTATTGAGCGCTCGACGTTCATTATCGCCCCCGATGGAACATTGGCAAAGGAATGGCGCGGGGTGAAAGTAAAGGGGCACGTCGATGAGGCGCTCGCGGAGGTGGCCCGATTGGTCTCATCTAGGTAA
- the perR gene encoding peroxide-responsive transcriptional repressor PerR yields the protein MTVSANEQLKEALDMLKKTGIRITPQRHAILEYLISSMSHPTADEIYKALEGKFPNMSVATVYNNLRVFKEIGLVKELTYGDSSSRFDFVTSNHYHVICEECGKIVDFHYPALDEVEQLAAHVTGFKVDHHRMEVYGVCPDCQKGRGRTH from the coding sequence ATGACGGTGTCTGCCAACGAGCAACTGAAGGAAGCGCTGGACATGCTGAAAAAGACGGGCATACGCATTACGCCGCAGCGTCATGCGATACTGGAGTATTTGATCAGCTCGATGTCCCATCCGACGGCTGATGAAATATATAAAGCGCTGGAAGGGAAATTTCCGAATATGAGCGTCGCTACCGTCTACAACAACTTGCGCGTCTTTAAAGAAATCGGGCTTGTCAAAGAGCTGACATACGGTGACTCCTCAAGCCGGTTCGATTTTGTCACATCCAACCATTATCATGTCATTTGTGAAGAATGCGGCAAAATCGTGGATTTCCACTATCCAGCGCTCGATGAAGTCGAGCAGCTTGCCGCTCACGTTACTGGATTTAAAGTCGATCATCATCGCATGGAAGTGTACGGAGTATGCCCTGACTGTCAGAAGGGCAGGGGGCGGACGCATTAA
- a CDS encoding nucleotidyltransferase-like protein, with the protein MEELLRPIYQEWASRYNTRGILLIEKTAGHATVTDTFDVVLLVIVDLQSEPLYLKHYSVSGEKAALYAVNERKLNEWFVLGSHRKAIDWVFNGKIVFDRNDYVWQLRQRLEQFPPKERRLKMGLEFAKLIRRYTDGKALFTARHWLDSYNHMMHALHHLARLTVIEHGLYPEVTVWNQVKQMDGQIYKLYEELVGSEEPLPKRLELLLLASEFLIHSFVVPGSSHLCEVLKEKSGAWSIEEMTRHPQFAPYSVDLAIMLEYLVERKVLTAVEVPTKGNRMFERYYILQEGKI; encoded by the coding sequence ATGGAAGAATTGCTGCGTCCCATTTATCAGGAATGGGCAAGCCGTTACAATACACGGGGAATTTTACTCATTGAAAAAACGGCGGGACATGCGACGGTGACCGATACGTTCGATGTGGTGTTGCTCGTCATTGTCGATTTGCAAAGTGAGCCTTTGTATTTGAAACATTACTCAGTTAGCGGTGAGAAGGCGGCGCTTTATGCGGTGAATGAGCGAAAATTAAACGAATGGTTTGTTCTTGGGTCGCATCGAAAGGCGATCGACTGGGTATTCAATGGAAAAATCGTATTTGACCGCAACGACTATGTTTGGCAGCTGCGCCAGCGCCTTGAGCAATTTCCCCCTAAGGAACGGCGGCTGAAAATGGGGCTGGAATTTGCCAAACTGATTCGCCGCTATACCGATGGCAAGGCGCTGTTTACCGCCCGACACTGGCTTGATTCATACAACCATATGATGCACGCCTTGCACCATTTAGCGCGGCTCACAGTGATCGAGCATGGCCTTTATCCGGAAGTGACGGTATGGAATCAAGTAAAGCAAATGGATGGACAAATTTATAAGTTGTATGAGGAGTTAGTCGGGAGCGAGGAGCCGCTTCCAAAACGGCTTGAGCTTCTGTTGCTGGCGAGCGAATTTTTAATCCATTCTTTTGTAGTGCCAGGCTCTTCTCACTTATGCGAGGTGTTGAAGGAAAAGAGTGGGGCGTGGAGCATTGAGGAAATGACCCGCCATCCGCAGTTTGCGCCTTATTCGGTCGACCTTGCCATCATGCTCGAATATTTAGTAGAAAGAAAAGTGTTAACTGCGGTGGAGGTGCCGACAAAAGGGAACAGGATGTTTGAACGCTATTATATTTTGCAGGAAGGGAAAATCTGA
- a CDS encoding ATP-binding cassette domain-containing protein, with protein MNAIEVEQLRKEFKVHTSRSGLVGAFRDLWTRRYMTVRAVDGISFTVKQGEMVGYIGENGAGKSTTIKMLTGILTPTSGRIVVNGMNPHREREKFVRTIGVVFGQRSQLWWDIAVQESFRLLKKVYRVPDEQYDRHMGEVIEMLEIGPLLDKPVRKLSLGQRMRCELAAALIHNPPLLFLDEPTIGLDVLVKLNIRQFLKQLNERYGTTILLTTHDMSDIEALCERVIMLDEGKIIYDGSLEQLKEKWGQGKRVSFTFAEGKDASILQELTAGLDVVWKKGEQPNIWVAHVPSGGVPEVVSRVAARYALQDIRIHEVSTEEIVRNIYEEGAVNG; from the coding sequence ATGAACGCCATCGAAGTAGAACAGCTGCGAAAAGAATTTAAAGTGCACACAAGCCGCTCCGGTCTCGTCGGGGCGTTTCGCGATTTATGGACGCGCCGTTACATGACAGTTCGCGCCGTTGACGGCATTTCTTTTACCGTCAAGCAAGGGGAGATGGTCGGCTATATCGGCGAAAACGGTGCCGGCAAGTCGACGACGATCAAAATGTTGACAGGCATTTTAACTCCGACATCTGGGCGCATCGTTGTCAACGGGATGAACCCGCATAGAGAGCGGGAGAAATTTGTGCGCACGATCGGCGTTGTTTTCGGTCAGCGCTCACAATTATGGTGGGACATCGCCGTTCAAGAGTCGTTCCGATTGTTAAAAAAGGTGTACCGTGTCCCGGATGAGCAATACGATCGTCATATGGGTGAGGTGATTGAGATGCTTGAGATCGGCCCGCTCCTGGACAAACCGGTGCGCAAGCTATCGCTCGGGCAGCGGATGCGCTGTGAGCTCGCTGCCGCGCTCATTCACAATCCGCCGCTGCTGTTTTTAGACGAGCCGACAATCGGTTTGGATGTGCTTGTCAAGCTCAACATCCGTCAGTTTTTGAAACAGTTGAACGAACGGTACGGGACGACGATTTTGCTGACGACGCATGACATGTCGGACATCGAGGCGCTGTGTGAGCGGGTGATTATGCTTGATGAAGGAAAAATCATTTACGACGGTTCGCTTGAGCAGTTAAAAGAAAAATGGGGGCAAGGAAAACGGGTTTCTTTTACATTCGCCGAAGGAAAGGACGCCTCTATCTTGCAAGAGCTGACGGCCGGATTGGACGTTGTCTGGAAAAAAGGGGAACAGCCGAACATCTGGGTGGCGCATGTTCCATCGGGAGGAGTGCCGGAAGTCGTCAGCCGCGTCGCCGCCCGCTATGCGCTGCAAGACATCCGGATCCATGAAGTGTCGACGGAAGAGATTGTCCGCAATATTTATGAGGAAGGTGCGGTGAATGGATAA
- a CDS encoding potassium channel family protein, whose translation MDYAFLGVVTAILLGSITSLWTARVQATHRLSLDSLWVLVQWYITMLLGFAMIYMILQAKGHAVFTPSSNNMAGNRLALLEDSLYLSGMTLLSVGYGDVTPIGIGRWIAIAEALLGYIMPAVIVTRTVFDWDRR comes from the coding sequence ATGGATTACGCCTTCCTCGGAGTGGTTACTGCCATACTGCTTGGCAGCATCACCTCGCTTTGGACAGCGCGCGTTCAAGCGACGCACCGCCTCTCGCTCGACAGCCTGTGGGTGCTCGTTCAGTGGTATATAACGATGCTGCTCGGCTTTGCTATGATTTATATGATTTTGCAGGCGAAAGGCCATGCGGTGTTTACCCCGTCCTCAAACAATATGGCAGGGAACCGTTTGGCTTTGCTTGAGGATAGCTTGTACTTAAGCGGCATGACGCTCTTGTCGGTCGGATACGGGGATGTGACCCCGATCGGCATCGGACGGTGGATCGCGATCGCTGAGGCGCTTCTCGGTTACATTATGCCAGCGGTCATCGTGACGCGCACTGTATTTGACTGGGATCGCCGCTAA
- a CDS encoding L-lactate dehydrogenase, which produces MKNGGGNRVAVVGTGFVGASYAFALMNQGIADEIVLIDANENKAEGDAMDFNHGKVFAPKPASIWHGDYRDCRDADLVVICAGANQKPGETRLDLVDKNIAIFRSIVESVMASGFQGLFLVATNPVDILTYATWKFSGLPPHRVIGSGTILDTARFRFLLGEYFAITPTNVHAYIIGEHGDTELPVWSQADIGGVPIRKWIESKGEQAREDLERIFVNVRDAAYQIIEKKGATYYGIAMGLARVTRAILHNENAILTVSAYLDGSYGERDVYIGVPAVINRNGIREVIEIELDDNEQKWFRHSAETLKGVLARSFAQ; this is translated from the coding sequence ATGAAAAACGGGGGAGGAAATCGAGTGGCGGTCGTCGGCACCGGGTTTGTCGGTGCCAGTTATGCATTTGCCTTAATGAATCAAGGGATTGCTGATGAGATTGTGCTCATCGATGCAAATGAAAACAAGGCTGAGGGCGATGCGATGGACTTCAACCATGGGAAAGTGTTTGCGCCGAAGCCGGCGAGCATTTGGCACGGCGATTACCGCGACTGCCGCGACGCCGATTTGGTTGTCATTTGCGCCGGCGCCAATCAAAAACCAGGCGAGACGCGGCTTGATCTAGTGGATAAAAATATCGCCATTTTCCGCTCAATCGTTGAATCGGTTATGGCGTCCGGGTTTCAAGGGCTGTTTCTTGTCGCTACGAACCCGGTCGACATCTTGACTTATGCGACATGGAAATTCAGCGGACTGCCTCCTCATCGGGTGATCGGTTCGGGGACGATTTTAGATACGGCGCGATTCCGCTTTTTATTAGGCGAGTATTTCGCCATCACCCCAACGAATGTCCACGCCTACATTATTGGTGAACACGGCGATACCGAGCTTCCGGTCTGGAGCCAGGCTGACATCGGCGGCGTGCCGATCCGCAAGTGGATCGAATCGAAAGGAGAACAGGCAAGGGAGGATTTGGAGCGCATTTTTGTCAACGTTCGCGACGCTGCCTATCAAATTATCGAGAAAAAAGGAGCGACATACTACGGCATCGCCATGGGGCTCGCCCGCGTGACGCGCGCCATTTTGCATAACGAGAATGCCATTTTGACCGTCTCGGCTTATTTGGACGGCTCATATGGTGAACGCGACGTCTATATCGGCGTACCGGCGGTCATCAACCGTAATGGCATCCGCGAGGTGATTGAAATTGAGCTGGACGATAACGAGCAAAAATGGTTTCGTCATAGCGCAGAGACGCTGAAAGGTGTGTTGGCCCGTTCCTTTGCGCAGTGA
- a CDS encoding ABC-2 family transporter protein — MDKYAEMIRIRFLMMLAYRTNYYTGILIYAINIAAYYFLWSAIYGDKPSMQGMSLGQMTTYVAISWLSRAFYFNNIDREIAMEIRNGKVATELIRPYSYLGMKAVQGLGEGLFRLFFLSLPGLLVVSLFLPLQFPENAHTWLSFSLSLLLSFIIYSELNLLAGVVTFFTFRNEGVLRAKRFIIDLFSGLILPISFYPDWAQRLMHYFPFQAISYIPSMIITESFQGVAVRDGLLMQAAWCALLLLPIGLLWRMAKKRLVVQGG; from the coding sequence ATGGATAAATATGCAGAAATGATCCGCATCCGCTTTTTAATGATGCTCGCCTACCGGACAAACTATTATACTGGCATTCTCATTTATGCCATTAACATTGCGGCGTACTACTTCCTTTGGTCGGCCATTTATGGGGACAAACCGTCGATGCAAGGGATGTCGCTTGGCCAAATGACGACGTATGTGGCCATTTCTTGGCTGTCACGGGCGTTTTATTTTAACAACATTGACCGCGAAATCGCGATGGAAATTCGCAACGGAAAAGTGGCGACCGAGCTGATCCGCCCGTACAGCTATTTGGGGATGAAGGCGGTTCAGGGGCTCGGCGAAGGGCTGTTCCGCCTGTTCTTTTTATCATTGCCCGGGCTTTTGGTCGTATCGCTTTTTTTGCCGCTTCAGTTTCCGGAAAACGCCCATACATGGCTGTCGTTTAGTTTATCGCTTTTGCTTAGCTTTATCATTTATTCAGAGCTGAACTTGCTCGCGGGGGTTGTGACGTTTTTTACATTCCGCAACGAAGGGGTGCTTAGGGCGAAGCGGTTTATCATTGATTTGTTTTCCGGGCTCATCTTGCCCATTTCCTTTTACCCCGATTGGGCGCAACGACTGATGCACTATTTTCCGTTTCAGGCGATCAGCTATATCCCGAGCATGATTATTACGGAAAGCTTCCAAGGCGTCGCCGTTCGCGACGGCCTGCTCATGCAGGCAGCATGGTGCGCGCTGTTGCTTTTGCCGATCGGGTTGTTATGGCGGATGGCGAAAAAACGTCTCGTTGTGCAAGGGGGGTAA
- a CDS encoding YgzB family protein — MGIKYSSKINKIRTFALSLIFVGVIVMYLGLFFRTSPIIMTLFMVFGLLFLVASGIVYFWIGTLSTRAVQVVCPSCGKVTKMLGRVDLCMFCREPLTLDRELEGKEFDEKYNKKRKS; from the coding sequence ATGGGTATTAAATATTCGAGCAAAATCAACAAAATTCGCACGTTTGCTTTAAGCTTGATTTTTGTCGGCGTCATCGTCATGTATCTCGGGCTGTTTTTCCGCACGTCCCCGATCATCATGACGCTGTTTATGGTGTTTGGACTTTTATTCCTTGTCGCGAGCGGCATTGTGTACTTTTGGATCGGTACGCTCTCAACGAGAGCGGTCCAAGTCGTCTGTCCGTCATGCGGCAAGGTGACGAAAATGCTCGGCCGCGTTGACTTATGTATGTTTTGCCGCGAGCCGCTGACGCTGGATCGCGAGCTCGAAGGGAAAGAATTCGATGAGAAATACAACAAAAAAAGAAAAAGCTGA